The following proteins come from a genomic window of Hymenobacter canadensis:
- the rplA gene encoding 50S ribosomal protein L1, which produces MAQVSKKRKEALAKHDLTEVRNLVEAAKVVKDITYTKFDASVDIDVRLGVDPRKADQMVRGVATLPHGTGKTVRVLALVTPDKEAEATAAGADFVGLDDYIAKIEKGWTDIDVIITMPAVMAKVGRLGRVLGPRGLMPNPKSGTVTTDVAKAVQEVKAGKIDFKVDKTGIIHCSVGKVSFDDQKLAENAIEVIQTLLRLKPSSAKGTYIKSITLSSTMSPAVPVDTSVTSA; this is translated from the coding sequence ATGGCACAAGTAAGCAAAAAGCGCAAGGAAGCCCTTGCCAAGCATGACCTGACCGAAGTTCGGAATCTGGTAGAAGCGGCCAAAGTGGTAAAGGATATTACCTATACCAAATTTGACGCCTCGGTAGATATCGACGTTCGTCTGGGCGTGGATCCTCGCAAAGCCGACCAGATGGTACGTGGCGTCGCTACGCTGCCCCACGGTACTGGCAAAACCGTTCGTGTTCTGGCCCTCGTTACGCCCGACAAAGAAGCCGAAGCTACTGCTGCTGGTGCTGATTTCGTTGGTTTGGACGACTATATCGCCAAGATTGAAAAAGGCTGGACTGACATCGACGTTATCATCACCATGCCGGCCGTAATGGCTAAAGTGGGTCGTCTGGGCCGCGTGCTCGGTCCCCGTGGTCTGATGCCTAACCCGAAGTCGGGCACGGTAACGACGGACGTAGCTAAAGCGGTGCAGGAAGTGAAAGCTGGTAAAATCGACTTCAAAGTCGACAAAACCGGTATCATTCACTGCTCGGTTGGTAAAGTGTCGTTCGATGACCAGAAGCTGGCTGAAAACGCCATCGAAGTAATTCAGACGCTGCTGCGTTTGAAGCCTTCCTCGGCTAAGGGCACGTACATCAAGAGCATCACGCTCTCGAGCACGATGTCGCCTGCTGTTCCGGTTGACACGTCGGTAACTTCCGCATAA
- the rplK gene encoding 50S ribosomal protein L11 has protein sequence MAKEIRGYLKLQIKGGAANPAPPVGPALGSKGLNIMEFCKQFNARTQDKAGQVCPVLITMYTDKSFDFVVKTPPVPVLLMEAAKLQSGSKEPNRNKVGSVSWDQVRTIAETKMPDLNAFKVESAMLQVAGTARSMGITVSGTSPFAE, from the coding sequence ATGGCCAAGGAAATTAGAGGTTATCTGAAGCTTCAGATAAAGGGAGGCGCCGCAAACCCTGCGCCGCCGGTTGGACCTGCACTTGGTAGCAAAGGCCTTAACATCATGGAATTCTGCAAGCAGTTCAATGCTCGCACCCAAGATAAGGCCGGCCAAGTTTGTCCTGTACTCATCACCATGTACACCGACAAGTCGTTCGACTTCGTTGTGAAGACCCCTCCGGTGCCGGTTCTCCTGATGGAGGCTGCCAAGCTCCAGAGCGGTTCGAAAGAGCCCAACCGTAATAAGGTAGGCTCAGTGTCGTGGGACCAGGTGCGCACCATCGCTGAAACGAAGATGCCAGACCTGAATGCTTTCAAAGTGGAGTCGGCAATGCTGCAGGTAGCCGGTACGGCTCGTAGCATGGGCATCACTGTGTCGGGCACTTCTCCTTTCGCTGAATAA
- the nusG gene encoding transcription termination/antitermination protein NusG: MGELKWYVVRSVSGQEKKAKTYLETEIGRHGLSDLVPQVLIPAEKVYEMRNGKKRVRERNLYPGYIIIHADLTHGEVDHIITSTPGILGFLSDKEGKAANQNTKPIPLRLSEVNNILGIVDEAEEQTATLETPFVVNELVKIVDGGFAGMLGTVSEVFEERKKLNVIVKIFGRSTPMELSYTQVEKDS, encoded by the coding sequence ATGGGAGAGTTGAAATGGTATGTGGTCCGCTCGGTGAGCGGACAGGAGAAAAAGGCCAAGACCTATCTCGAAACGGAAATTGGCCGGCATGGTCTCTCCGACCTGGTGCCTCAGGTACTGATTCCGGCGGAGAAGGTGTACGAGATGCGCAACGGCAAGAAGCGCGTACGGGAGCGGAATCTGTATCCCGGCTACATCATCATTCACGCGGATCTGACGCACGGTGAGGTAGACCACATCATTACCAGCACTCCGGGTATTCTGGGTTTTCTGAGTGATAAGGAAGGCAAAGCTGCCAACCAGAACACCAAGCCTATCCCGTTGCGTCTTTCGGAGGTGAATAACATCCTCGGTATCGTAGACGAGGCAGAAGAGCAGACGGCCACGCTGGAAACACCATTCGTAGTAAACGAGTTGGTGAAGATTGTAGATGGTGGTTTCGCCGGCATGCTGGGCACTGTCTCGGAAGTATTCGAGGAGCGCAAGAAACTCAACGTAATCGTAAAAATATTTGGCCGTAGCACTCCGATGGAGTTGAGCTACACACAGGTCGAAAAGGACTCATAG
- the rplL gene encoding 50S ribosomal protein L7/L12, translating to MADLKAFAEQLVSLTVKEVNELATILKDEYGIEPAAAAPVMMAGGGAAAADAPEEKTTFDVILKSAGSAKLAVVKLVKDLTGLGLKEAKELVDGAPKALKEGVAKDEAESLKKQLEEAGAEVEVK from the coding sequence ATGGCAGATTTGAAAGCATTCGCCGAGCAGCTCGTTAGCCTGACGGTAAAAGAAGTAAACGAACTGGCTACCATCCTGAAGGACGAGTACGGCATTGAGCCTGCTGCTGCTGCTCCGGTAATGATGGCCGGTGGTGGCGCTGCCGCTGCTGACGCTCCTGAGGAGAAGACCACGTTCGACGTGATCCTGAAGTCGGCTGGTTCGGCTAAACTGGCCGTTGTGAAACTGGTGAAAGACCTGACCGGTCTGGGCCTGAAAGAAGCCAAAGAACTGGTTGACGGTGCCCCTAAGGCCCTGAAAGAAGGTGTTGCCAAAGACGAAGCTGAGTCGCTGAAAAAGCAACTGGAAGAAGCCGGCGCTGAAGTAGAAGTTAAGTAA
- the secE gene encoding preprotein translocase subunit SecE, translated as MDKKPNYFRDTVEEMRYKVTWPSFEELQKSAGLVLIGSLVFAAVVGLMDVVFKTGLEAFYNSFR; from the coding sequence ATGGACAAGAAACCGAATTACTTCCGCGACACCGTCGAGGAGATGCGCTACAAAGTAACGTGGCCATCTTTCGAGGAACTCCAGAAGAGCGCTGGCTTAGTGCTCATCGGTTCGCTGGTATTCGCTGCTGTTGTTGGTTTGATGGACGTGGTATTTAAAACTGGTCTGGAAGCGTTTTACAACTCATTCCGTTAA
- the tuf gene encoding elongation factor Tu produces the protein MAKENFDRSKPHVNIGTIGHVDHGKTTLTAAITMVLANKGLAAKRDFSSIDNAPEEKERGITINTSHVEYSTVNRHYAHVDCPGHADYVKNMVTGAAQMDGAILVVAATDGPMPQTREHILLARQVGVPQLVVFMNKVDMVDDPELLELVEMEIRELLSFYDFDGDNIPVIQGSALGGLNGDANWVPKIEELMDAVDSYIPIPARLTDLPFLMPVEDVFSITGRGTVATGRIERGIINSGEQVEILGMGAENLKSTVTGVEMFRKILDRGEAGDNVGLLLRGIEKEAIRRGMVICKPGSVKPHTKFKAEVYVLSKEEGGRHTPFFNNYRPQFYFRTTDVTGIITLGEGVEMVMPGDNVTISVELINSVAMEKGLRFAIREGGRTVGAGQVTEITE, from the coding sequence ATGGCCAAAGAAAATTTTGATCGTTCCAAGCCGCACGTGAACATCGGTACGATCGGGCACGTCGACCACGGCAAAACCACCCTGACCGCTGCTATCACCATGGTACTGGCGAACAAAGGTTTGGCCGCCAAGCGTGACTTCTCGTCGATCGACAACGCTCCCGAAGAAAAAGAGCGTGGTATCACCATCAACACGTCGCACGTAGAGTACTCTACCGTAAACCGTCACTATGCTCACGTTGACTGCCCAGGTCACGCTGACTACGTGAAGAACATGGTTACGGGTGCTGCCCAGATGGACGGTGCTATCCTCGTGGTAGCTGCTACCGACGGCCCAATGCCCCAGACGCGTGAGCACATCCTGCTCGCTCGCCAGGTAGGTGTTCCTCAGCTGGTAGTGTTCATGAACAAAGTAGACATGGTGGATGACCCCGAGCTCCTCGAGCTGGTGGAAATGGAAATCCGTGAGCTGCTCTCGTTCTATGACTTCGATGGCGACAACATTCCGGTTATTCAGGGCTCGGCTCTGGGCGGCCTGAACGGCGATGCCAACTGGGTTCCGAAGATCGAGGAGTTGATGGACGCTGTTGACAGCTACATTCCAATTCCAGCTCGTCTGACCGACCTGCCCTTCCTGATGCCAGTAGAGGACGTATTCTCTATCACGGGTCGTGGTACGGTAGCAACCGGCCGTATCGAGCGCGGTATAATCAACTCGGGTGAGCAAGTTGAAATCCTCGGTATGGGTGCTGAGAACCTCAAGTCGACCGTAACTGGCGTTGAGATGTTCCGCAAAATCCTTGACCGTGGTGAAGCTGGTGACAACGTAGGTCTGTTGCTCCGTGGTATTGAAAAAGAAGCCATCCGTCGTGGTATGGTTATCTGCAAGCCCGGTTCCGTTAAGCCTCACACCAAGTTTAAAGCCGAGGTGTACGTGCTGTCGAAAGAAGAAGGTGGTCGTCACACGCCGTTCTTCAACAACTACCGTCCTCAGTTCTATTTCCGCACCACCGACGTAACCGGCATCATCACGCTGGGCGAAGGCGTGGAAATGGTAATGCCTGGTGACAACGTAACTATCTCGGTTGAGCTGATCAACTCGGTAGCTATGGAGAAAGGCCTGCGTTTCGCTATCCGTGAGGGTGGCCGTACGGTAGGTGCTGGTCAGGTAACCGAAATCACTGAGTAG
- the rplJ gene encoding 50S ribosomal protein L10 has product MIREEKQALVDELSEKFQSHNAFYIADASGMSVAKINEFRRLCYNRGMEFKVYKNTFIRKALDTLGGDTSEMDAALVGQSGILFSKESGNAPAKLLQDFYKSQNYSKTAVIRPAFKGAYIDSGVYVGADQLSTLSTLKGKNELIGDVIGLLQSPAKNVISALSSGGAKLAGILKTLAEKEEVAG; this is encoded by the coding sequence ATGATCCGGGAAGAAAAACAAGCCCTCGTCGACGAGTTGAGCGAGAAGTTCCAATCGCACAACGCGTTCTACATTGCCGATGCTTCGGGAATGTCAGTGGCGAAAATCAACGAATTCCGTCGCCTGTGCTACAACCGCGGCATGGAGTTCAAGGTGTACAAGAACACGTTCATCCGTAAGGCCCTCGACACCCTCGGTGGCGACACTTCGGAGATGGACGCGGCGCTGGTAGGCCAGTCGGGCATCCTGTTCTCGAAAGAGTCGGGTAACGCTCCAGCCAAGCTGTTGCAGGACTTCTACAAGTCGCAGAACTACAGCAAAACTGCTGTGATTCGCCCAGCTTTCAAAGGTGCTTACATTGACTCCGGCGTATACGTTGGAGCCGATCAGCTGAGCACCCTCAGCACGCTGAAAGGTAAAAACGAGCTCATCGGTGATGTTATCGGTCTGCTCCAGTCACCTGCCAAGAATGTTATCTCTGCTCTGTCGAGCGGCGGTGCCAAACTGGCTGGTATCCTCAAAACACTTGCCGAAAAAGAAGAGGTTGCAGGCTAA